Within Tenebrio molitor chromosome 3, icTenMoli1.1, whole genome shotgun sequence, the genomic segment TAGCGGCAAATTTGTTACgacgaataattttttttttcgacgcTGGTGTTGAGGGCGCAGTCCCCTCACTCGTGTGTTGTGACCTTCTTTAGCTAGTGGCACCTGTGTCTATGTCTGCTCCTTGTAACATGTCATAAATGAATGTGCACGCAACCTCCACAAGATGATACAGATAGTATTAATCACCCCCATTTCACTTGTAAATACACTAGTTGTGACCTAATTGCTTTCACTAAGTAACGTTTATACATTAGACAATAATATAATGTACGAATCATTTGTAGCTGTATTACGTTCTCTAACTACTAGACTCATTCGAGTGTCATCTTGTGGATTTGTACCTATGTAAATTAGGAAATTCATTTAAAACCTATATAATAAACATATTTGAAGTTGGAAGTTTCATTATAAACATCTTCCATAAGTTCGCTGCATTTTATTTATCACGTCCAGCGccttcattttttaaacattcgCTCGTGTTCGTAACCTCccaacaatacattttcaaatgacGCGCGCTCGTTCAAATCTAGGGATTTTCTCTGCCACGCAGCTTTCAAGGACacaagtgtcaaatttttgggatccaatatttatttaccaaTTATGTTTGGAATTTAGTAGCgctaatttgataaaaaaaaaattattaatagtCCAAAACAAATCTATGATAAGAGTATTGACGTATTGCGCGTAGTAGAACATATCAAGTTTTCGTACAATATGTTTTAACGGTAACTAGAGAAGACGCACCAAAAttcgaattaattaaatattttttagaatatttGTGCAAAATGATCCAGAATCTCTCACTAAAGCCtctcttttatttattaattacccACAGTATTGTCACAGCAGATGGTAAGTTAaacttgttttttgattttttttttaatgagccACTTGTAGATCCTTGGGCTTCCAATAACATCAATTCTAACAACGTTTGGCATGGGAAATGGTTTCCACATGCACCAGGAGTCCCGGATGATCAGAATCCCACTGTAGAGATTGGGAAGAAGAATTTGTACGATTCAGAACATGAGATTGTGATGGGAGTGAAAAATCCTAACTGTGATGATGGAAAGGTTGACAGTTTGACAGCAAACAAGTACAAAACGttactgttatttttttagacaAATCTGCAAGTTGATTGGGATTTCAACCCCATAAATTATACTTGTTTTATGCACGACAGGAAAGTTTTATACAGCCCAAGAAGTGACATTCAACCTATATATTCACGTGACCACATACCTAAAGGTTACAGTGTATGTCCATGAACAATTTATCTATGTAATTGTGTTAATTGGATTAAATTGCAGGCACCACACAGGTGCATGTCAGATGCAATCGAATACAATGTAGTGATACCAACTTAGTAAGTAACTTGGgtcgagttatttttaattaattgagagTTTCTAGTGGGACACACAGACCATTGTGGGCTAAATATGGTGAATATACTTTTCTTCCAAAACAGAGATGGGTGCACAATTTAGAACATGGAGCTGTAGTGATGTTGTACCATCCATGCGCTGACAAAAATGAAGTCAATATTTTGAGAGTTTTGGTTAAAAAGTGTCTCTATCGGCATGTCATAACTCCTTACAATTTACTATCGCCAGAACGTGTAAGTTTGGCTGAGACATTTTTACAGAAATTACAAAGAAATTTCAGCCACTAGCGTTGGTCGCTTGGGGTCGACGACTGGAGATGTCCAAAGTTGCGCCAGAGATAGTATTGAACTTTATTAGGAAAAACGCGCTGAAGGGTCCTGAACAGACCCCCAAAGATGGACAGTACGATTTATTGCTTGAAAAGCATGCTGAGGTCGTCAGCGACGTTGGTGATCACGAGCTGTGCAAGCTTTATGATTATATGCAGTAATTGTCTATTAACCAACATGTGCGATTATCTCAATGTCAATCTacataagtcaaaaatataatatattcTGTTGTAATTGAGTCTTCTCAATAAAAGTACCTCAGACATTcctaaaatcaaatattttccaaaagaaTGGCGATACCAGTGTGcataatttcaataataacaatattgatgataataataataataataataataataaatatatttcctACAGGAAGCACCCAATTACAGGAAACAACGTGCTGTACAACTAGATTACAAGCTAATAAATAAGTCACAATAATGATCAACTCTTCAAAAACAACAGTCGGCACTCCACAGCGTCGAGAATTGTCTTCAAAGAGTCAAAGTGAATGTCACACCCTGCAGCGAACCGATCAAAGTTGTTGCACATTAAAATAATCGGCGACTTAAGCAACACATTTGTTCTGTAGCCAGGAATATAAAACGTAGTGTAGTTTCGACTATTCATGCGAGGAACATGAAAGCTAATTTTGCTTAAAAGAAATGAACAATCAATTTTATGATGTACAAGCTTATACAGAAATGATACAACAGCATTTACTCTGCGAGTATACAAAGACTTAAGCTTAAACCTGCCTAATAACATGTTGTTATCATAATTTCTTATAGGGTAAACACCGTCAAGTTGAAAacttaaaaacttcaaaaattttcgttggACTTTCTCGAGTTCATTAATATTTGTGATGTATATAGGATACCATATAAGTGAACAATATTCCAGTTGAGATCTAATCAATGACGTGTACAGTAGCAATAGAGTTTTTGGATTGCTGAAGTCTTTACAATTTCTAAATACAAATCCGTACGTTTTTAGAGCTTTGCTAACAATATTGTTAAGATGatcgttaaaatttaattccgtATCGAAAGTGACACCCAAATCTTTGAATTTGTAGACTCGTTCCAAACGATGTTGGTCAATTATATACGTATGTTCCTTGACAGAACGAATCCGGGAATATGAGGATACAAAACATTTAGCAGTATTCAAAGAGAGCCGATTTCGAGATGACCATTCAACAACAGCGTCTAAGTTATTTTGTAGTAGATTAAAATCACTATCAGATTCGAttctaataaacaatttaagaTCATCAGCGAAAAGCAACTTTTCACAGGTAATAACATTGACCATATCGTTTATGAAAAGTAGGAATAGAAGAGGTCCAAGGTTTGAGCCTTGCGGAACGCCTGAGGTCGGTGTAAAGGACTTGGATACAAAGTTTTGGTAGGTAACATAGTGGCGCCTATCTAGCAGATATGACTGAAATAAGGCAAGTAAAGAATTATCAAAACCAAACTGTTCAAGTTTTCTGAGTAGAATGAAATGATCGATTTGGTCAAACGCTTTCTGAAAATCTGTATATAGAACGTCCACTTGATATTTAGAGTCAATTGCCTCTGAAACGTATTGCGAAAAATAAGCGAGGTTGGTGAGT encodes:
- the LOC138126536 gene encoding uncharacterized protein gives rise to the protein MIQNLSLKPLFYLLITHSIVTADDPWASNNINSNNVWHGKWFPHAPGVPDDQNPTVEIGKKNLYDSEHEIVMGVKNPNCDDGKTNLQVDWDFNPINYTCFMHDRKVLYSPRSDIQPIYSRDHIPKGYSAPHRCMSDAIEYNVVIPTYGTHRPLWAKYGEYTFLPKQRWVHNLEHGAVVMLYHPCADKNEVNILRVLVKKCLYRHVITPYNLLSPERPLALVAWGRRLEMSKVAPEIVLNFIRKNALKGPEQTPKDGQYDLLLEKHAEVVSDVGDHELCKLYDYMQ